A single window of Cloacibacillus sp. DNA harbors:
- a CDS encoding TRAP transporter small permease: MDFLRKIDEKLMKIEECIVAVLLFIMTIAIFVAVVERFVIQLGLTWVEEFARYLSVWAAFVGAGLAVKKGAHIGIEAFVQILPKRAQKIDTLAVDIVGILFSVIVTWIGVGFIFKLSAAGTVSPALGVPITWAYAAVPFGCALMAAHYLIKFLVGLSDLISGRGETETEAV, encoded by the coding sequence ATGGATTTTTTACGAAAGATCGATGAGAAGTTAATGAAGATAGAGGAATGTATCGTGGCTGTATTGCTCTTTATCATGACAATCGCGATATTTGTCGCCGTGGTGGAGCGCTTCGTCATCCAGCTAGGGCTTACGTGGGTCGAAGAGTTTGCCCGTTATCTGAGCGTCTGGGCCGCCTTTGTCGGCGCCGGCCTCGCGGTGAAAAAGGGCGCTCATATCGGCATAGAGGCCTTTGTGCAGATACTTCCCAAGAGGGCGCAGAAGATCGACACTCTCGCCGTCGACATCGTGGGCATCCTCTTTTCCGTGATCGTCACCTGGATAGGGGTCGGCTTCATCTTCAAGCTCTCCGCCGCGGGGACCGTCTCTCCGGCGCTGGGCGTGCCGATCACCTGGGCGTACGCCGCGGTCCCCTTCGGCTGCGCGCTGATGGCGGCGCATTACCTCATAAAGTTCCTGGTAGGCCTCTCTGACCTTATATCGGGACGCGGCGAAACAGAAACAGAGGCGGTGTGA